One region of Gouania willdenowi chromosome 13, fGouWil2.1, whole genome shotgun sequence genomic DNA includes:
- the LOC114474807 gene encoding putative gustatory receptor clone PTE03, producing MTANESSLDFVSLAALDLPPMLIYPAFIFGLFTFLITIFCNVVVIAVIAFSKDLQKPMFLLMVNLPIGDIIALIAFFPQFLISIVTQNRLITYNACMSQAFFLHFYGGANIFTLSVMAYDRYIAICAPLRYNAIMTPQKVIQLIFWIWFFCVAMMFSVFLQLARFKICRSKIVDLYCNNPSIMKLICNNTAVNNYYGLFTLILSLGGSSLVVIYSYTQILFTCVKTNQADAWHKAIQTCGTHLVSFLLFQVFTMISFLAHRFQNAPASLRQILGLCILIFPPVLDPIIYGLKVQELRLNIVRFLKKTLGLTK from the coding sequence ATGACAGCAAATGAATCGTCACTTGATTTTGTATCTCTTGCAGCACTGGATTTGCCACCTATGTTAATTTATCCTGCCTTTATCTTTGGGTTATTTACCTTTCTCATCACTATCTTTTGTAATGTGGTTGTCATTGCAGTTATTGCTTTTAGCAAAGACTTACAGAAACCAATGTTCCTCCTGATGGTCAACCTGCCCATTGGTGACATAATAGCATTAATAGCTTTTTTTCCACAGTTTCTCATCAGCATTGTGACGCAGAACCGCTTGATCACCTACAACGCATGCATGTCTCAAGCTTTTTTCCTTCACTTTTATGGTGGTGCTAACATCTTTACACTATCTGTTATGGCATATGACCGATATATTGCTATATGTGCTCCACTGAGGTACAATGCCATCATGACTCCACAAAAAGTAATACAATTAATATTTTGGATTTGGTTTTTTTGCGTTGCCatgatgttttctgtttttttgcagTTGGCACGTTTCAAGATTTGCAGGAGCAAGATTGTGGATTTATACTGTAATAATCCATCTATAATGAAATTAATCTGCAACAACACTGCAGTCAACAACTACTATGGATTGTTTACATTAATTTTGTCTCTGGGAGGTTCAAGTCTAGTAGTGATTTACTCATATACACAGATATTGTTCACGTGTGTCAAGACCAATCAGGCGGACGCCTGGCATAAAGCCATTCAAACTTGTGGCACACATTTagttagttttttattattccaAGTCTTCACAATGATTTCATTTCTTGCTCATCGCTTTCAGAACGCACCTGCTTCCCTCAGACAAATTTTGGGACTGTGTATACTTATTTTCCCTCCTGTTTTAGACCCAATTATTTATGGATTGAAAGTTCAAGAACTGAGGCTGAACATTGTAcgattcttaaaaaaaacattgggttTGACAAAGTGA
- the LOC114474206 gene encoding putative gustatory receptor clone PTE03 encodes MTANKSSLDFVSLAALDLPSMLIYPAFIFGLFTFLITIFCNVLIIAVIAFSKDLQKPRFLLLVNLPIGDIIATIGFFPQFLISIVTQNRFIHYNACVTQAFFLHIYGCANFLTLSAMAYDRFIAICAPLRYNAIMTPQKVMKFIFWIWFFCFALIFSVFMLLVRVKICRNKIVDLYCNNPSIMKLICSNTTVNNYYGLFTLVVGLGGSNLVVIYTYAQILFTCIKTNQVDAWHKAIQTCGTHLVTFLLLQTFSMFSLVAHRFQNAPAYLRKILGVSILIFPPILDPIIYGLKVQELRLNIVRFLKKRLGSTK; translated from the coding sequence ATGACAGCAAACAAATCCTCACTGGATTTTGTATCTTTGGCAGCATTGGATTTGCCATCTATGCTCATTTATCCTGCCTTTATTTTTGGGTTATTTACCTTTCTCATCACTATCTTTTGTAATGTGCTTATCATTGCAGTTATTGCTTTTAGCAAAGACTTACAGAAACCAAGGTTTCTTCTGCTGGTCAACCTGCCCATTGGTGACATAATAGCAACAATAGGGTTTTTCCCACAGTTTCTCATCAGCATTGTGACGCAGAACCGATTCATCCACTACAACGCATGCGTTACTCAggctttttttcttcatatttatgGTTGTGCAAACTTCTTAACACTGTCAGCTATGGCATACGACCGATTTATTGCTATATGTGCTCCACTGAGGTACAATGCCATCATGACTCCacaaaaagtaatgaaatttaTCTTTTGGATTTGGTTTTTTTGCTTTGCCttgatattttctgtttttatgctgtTGGTACGTGTCAAGATTTGCAGGAACAAGATTGTGGATTTATACTGTAATAATCCATCTATAATGAAACTAATCTGCAGCAACACTACAGTCAACAACTACTATGGATTGTTTACATTAGTTGTGGGTCTGGGAGGTTCAAATTTAGTAGTGATTTACACATATGCACAGATATTGTTCACATGTATCAAGACCAATCAGGTGGACGCCTGGCATAAAGCCATTCAAACTTGTGGAACAcatttagttacttttttattattacaaactTTCTCAATGTTTTCACTTGTTGCTCATCGCTTTCAGAACGCACCTGCTTATCTCAGAAAGATTTTGGGAGTGTCTATACTTATATTCCCTCCTATTTTAGACCCAATTATTTATGGATTGAAAGTTCAAGAACTGAGGCTGAACATTGTACGATTCCTGAAAAAAAGATTAGGTTCAACAAAGTGA
- the LOC114474578 gene encoding putative gustatory receptor clone PTE03, translated as MTHYGSIASVTLNLPSMFIYPAFIFGLFTFLITIFCNVLIIAVIAFSKDLQKPMFLLLVNLPIGDILALIAFFPQFLISIVTQNRSITYNACMSQAFFIHLYGCTNIFTLSAMAYDRFIAICAPLRYNAIMTPQKVIQFIFWIWFFCFSLILSVFMLLVRFKICRNKIVDLYCNNPSIMKLICDNTAVNNYYGLVMLILTLGGSSLVVIYTYAQILFTCIKTNQVDAWHKAIQTCGTHLVAFLFFQTFTMFSLVAHRIQNAPTSLRKILGVSILIFPPILDPIIYGLKVQELRLNILKILVR; from the exons ATGACGCACTATGGCAGCATTGCTTCTGTCA CATTGAATTTGCCATCTATGTTCATTTATCCTGCCTTTATCTTTGGGTTATTTACCTTTCTCATCACTATCTTTTGTAATGTGCTTATCATTGCAGTTATTGCTTTTAGCAAAGACTTACAGAAACCAATGTTTCTCCTGCTGGTCAACCTGCCCATTGGTGACATATTGGCATTAATAGCTTTTTTCCCACAGTTTCTCATCAGCATTGTGACGCAGAACCGCTCGATCACCTATAACGCATGCATGTCTCAAGCTTTTTTCATTCACTTATATGGTTGTACAAACATCTTTACACTGTCAGCTATGGCATACGACCGATTTATTGCTATATGTGCTCCACTGAGGTACAATGCCATCATGACTCCACAAAAAGTAATACAATTCATATTTTGGATTTGgtttttttgcttttccttGATATTATCTGTTTTTATGCTGTTGGTACGTTTCAAGATTTGCAGGAACAAGATTGTGGATTTATACTGTAATAATCCATCTATCATGAAACTAATCTGCGACAACACTGCAGTCAACAACTACTATGGATTGGTGATGTTAATTTTGACTCTTGGAGGTTCAAGTTTAGTAGTGATTTACACATATGCACAGATATTGTTCACATGTATCAAGACCAATCAGGTGGACGCCTGGCATAAAGCCATTCAAACTTGTGGAACACATTtagttgcttttttattttttcaaactttcacaATGTTTTCACTTGTTGCTCATCGCATTCAGAACGCACCTACTTCCCTCAGAAAGATTTTGGGAGTGTCTATACTTATATTCCCTCCCATTTTAGACCCAATTATTTATGGATTGAAAGTTCAAGAACTGAGGCTGAACATT ctgaaaattct agtccgcTGA
- the LOC114474207 gene encoding olfactory receptor 52J3-like, translating into MENRSFELTSELTMHYFVIPPGGKYPIFLFGLGIYFFCLFCNLTLLSLIILHKTLHRPMYFILFSLPLNDLIGITAMLPKVLSVIVTETNTIYYPLCVLQAFLLHAYGGAILFILAAMSVDRYIAICMPLRYTTLMTPRAVVCIISLVWVVDILFIIVLFSLQARLPRCKSVILSVFCDNPSLLNLTCGNTLINNIIGLFNTAVMQALSVSIQAFSYVKILFTCLVMRQSEAKTKAVNTCVAQLVILVIFEVTSTFYILSFRFKNVYSDLQKIMGMLIFIVPPLLNPIVYGLYTSEIRNIFLKALKKRVSF; encoded by the coding sequence ATGGAGAACCGCTCATTTGAACTGACGTCTGAGTTGaccatgcattattttgtaattcCACCTGGAGGAAAGTATCCCATATTTCTTTTTGGTCttgggatttattttttctgcctCTTCTGTAACCTGACGTTGTTATCTTTGATCATTCTGCACAAAACCCTTCACAGGCCCATGTATTTTATCCTGTTTAGTCTTCCTCTCAATGACCTCATAGGGATTACTGCAATGTTACCAAAAGTGCTTTCAGTCATTGTTACAGAGACCAACACCATTTACTATCCACTTTGTGTTCTACAAGCCTTTCTGCTGCACGCATACGGTGGGGCCATTCTGTTTATTCTTGCTGCCATGTCTGTTGATCGTTACATTGCCATCTGCATGCCGTTACGCTATACAACTCTCATGACCCCGAGAGCTGTTGTGTGCATCATCAGTCTGGTTTGGGTTGTTGACATTCTCTTCATTATTGTGTTGTTCTCATTGCAGGCAAGGCTTCCGAGGTGCAAATCAGTCATTCTGAGTGTTTTCTGTGATAACCCTTCTCTCCTAAACCTCACCTGTGGAAACACGCTGATCAATAACATCATAGGGCTGTTCAACACAGCCGTCATGCAGGCTTTGAGCGTGTCTATCCAGGCGTTCTCCTACGTGAAAATTCTGTTCACGTGTTTGGTGATGAGACAATCGGAGGCTAAGACGAAAGCTGTCAACACATGCGTTGCACAGTTGGTGATTCTGGTCATTTTTGAGGTCACATCGACGTTTTATATATTGTCTTTTCGATTCAAAAATGTCTACTCTGATTTGCAAAAGATCATGGGCatgttgatatttattgtgcCGCCACTTCTCAATCCAATCGTTTATGGTTTGTACACGAGTGAAATACGGAATATTTTTCTCAAAGCTTTGAAAAAGAGAGTGTCTTTTTGA
- the chrna10a gene encoding neuronal acetylcholine receptor subunit alpha-10a, translating to MKRRRLQTLLFLVLCLGYIPTCLCAHGKYAQKLLKDLFINYTSALRPVEDTNTILNVTLQVTLSQIIDMDERNQILTAYLWIRQVWVDAYLKWNKDDYDGLDTIRIPGSYVWRPDIVLYNSADDHFTGPMDTNVVIRHDGQMMWDSPAITKSSCKVDVSFFPFDAQQCKFTYGSWTYNGNQLDILNAMESADLADLVDNVEWEVLGMPVKKNIIQYGCCADPYPDVTYTLKLKRRASFYVFNLLIPCVMISFLAPLGFYLPADSGEKVSLGVTVMLALTVFQLLVAEIMPPSENVPLIGKYYITTMTMITASTALTIFIMNIHHCGPDAKPVPKWAKKVILQYMARMFFVYEMGENCMSSQQEKQEPPSLNNYAGRERDDCVFRTESEQGTAAGSDVGEEREDAEPTKSPVGSIGKNPTNHFSSWKNGVYMSMDSMDSGGSVRCRKSEVSDGGRKDADIPCCTQSNKQALLRNVEYIANCYRDQRATQRRTGEWKKVAKVLDRFFMWIFFIMVFFMSLLIMGKAI from the exons ATGAAACGACGGAGACTCCAAACATTACTTTTTTTGGTTCTGTGTTTAGGTTATATTCCAA CTTGCTTGTGTGCCCATGGGAAATATGCTCAGAAACTCCTCAAAGATCTCTTCATAAATTACACAAGTGCACTGAGACCCGTGGAGGACACAAACACTATCCTCAATGTGACCCTGCAAGTTACACTCTCACAGATCAtcgacatg GATGAGCGAAATCAAATATTGACAGCCTATTTATGGATACGGCAAGTATGGGTTGATGCATATCTGAAATGGAATAAAGATGATTACGATGGACTCGATACCATTCGCATACCTGGTAGTTATGTGTGGAGACCTGATATAGTGCTTTATAACAG tgcagATGATCACTTTACTGGGCCCATGGACACCAATGTGGTGATCAGACATGATGGCCAGATGATGTGGGACTCTCCGGCCATCACCAAAAGCTCATGTAAAGTGgatgtttcttttttccccttcgACGCCCAGCAGTGCAAGTTCACCTACGGCTCTTGGACCTACAATGGGAACCAGCTGGATATCCTGAATGCCATGGAAAGTGCAGACTTGGCTGACCTGGTGGACAACGTTGAGTGGGAGGTCCTGGGCATGCCTGTTAAAAAGAACATTATTCAGTATGGCTGCTGCGCTGACCCCTACCCTGATGTCACCTATACTCTGAAGCTGAAAAGAAGAGCTTCCTTCTATGTTTTTAATCTACTCATCCCATGTGTGATGATCTCCTTCCTGGCTCCACTAGGATTCTACCTGCCTGCAGATTCTGGGGAGAAGGTTTCTCTGGGTGTCACCGTGATGCTGGCCCTCACCGTCTTTCAGTTATTAGTCGCAGAGATCATGCCTCCTTCTGAAAACGTACCATTAATCG GTAAATACTACATCACAACGATGACCATGATCACAGCCTCCACTGCCCTGACTATTTTTATCATGAATATACATCATTGTGGTCCCGATGCAAAGCCTGTCCCAAAGTGGGCCAAGAAAGTCATCCTGCAATACATGGCCCGGATGTTCTTTGTTTATGAAATGGGTGAAAACTGCATGTCATCTCAACAGGAGAAGCAGGAGCCTCCTTCACTGAACAACTATGCAGGGCGAGAAAGAGACGACTGTGTCTTCAGAACTGAAAGCGAACAAGGAACAGCAGCAGGGTCCGATGTGGGTGAGGAGAGAGAAGATGCAGAACCGACAAAGAGTCCCGTTGGCTCTATTGGAAAGAATCCAACCAACCACTTTAGCAGTTGGAAAAATGGCGTCTACATGAGCATGGACAGCATGGATTCTGGTGGTTCTGTGAGATGCAGGAAGAGTGAAGTGAGCGATGGAGGGAGAAAAGACGCTGACATACCCTGCTGTACTCAAAGTAATAAACAGGCCCTTTTGCGAAACGTAGAGTACATCGCAAACTGTTACAGAGATCAGAGGGCCACGCAGAGAAGGACGGGGGAGTGGAAGAAGGTGGCCAAGGTTTTAGATCGCTTCTTCATGTGGATCTTTTTTATAATGGTCTTTTTCATGAGCCTCCTCATCATGGGGAAAGCCATCTGA
- the LOC114474943 gene encoding putative gustatory receptor clone PTE03: MKANESSLDFVSLAALDLSTMLIYPAFIFGLFTFLITIFCNVLIIAVIAFSKNLQKPMFVLMVNLLIGDIIALIAFFPQFLISIVTQNRLITYNACLTQAFFVHFYGCTNIFTLSAMAYDRFIAICAPLRYNAIMTPQKVIHFIFWIWFIGFAMMFSLFVMLAGFKICRNNIVDLYCNNPSIMKLICNNTTVNNYYGLFTLVVGLGGSNIVVIYTYAQILFTCIKTNQVDAWHKAIQTCGTHLVTFLLLQTFTMFSLVAHRIQNAPASLRKILGVSVLIFPPILDPIIYGLKVQELRLNIVRFLKKRLGSTK, from the coding sequence ATGAAAGCGAACGAATCCTCACTGGATTTTGTATCTTTGGCAGCATTGGATTTATCAACTATGCTCATTTATCCTGCCTTTATCTTTGGGTTATTTACCTTTCTCATCACTATCTTTTGTAATGTGCTTATCATTGCAGTTATTGCTTTTAGCAAAAACTTACAGAAACCAATGTTTGTCCTGATGGTCAACCTGCTCATTGGTGACATAATAGCATTAATAGCTTTTTTTCCACAGTTTCTCATCAGCATTGTGACGCAGAACCGCTTGATCACCTATAACGCATGCCTGACTCAAGCTTTTTTCGTTCACTTTTATGGTTGTACAAACATCTTTACACTGTCAGCTATGGCATACGACCGATTTATTGCTATATGTGCTCCACTGAGGTACAATGCCATCATGACTCCACAAAAAGTAATACATTTCATCTTTTGGATTTGGTTTATTGGCTTTGCCATGATGTTTTCCCTTTTTGTGATGTTGGCAGGTTTCAAGATTTGCAGGAACAATATTGTGGATTTATACTGTAATAATCCATCTATAATGAAACTAATCTGCAACAACACTACAGTCAACAACTACTATGGATTGTTTACATTAGTTGTGGGTCTGGGGGGTTCAAATATAGTAGTGATTTACACATATGCACAGATATTGTTCACATGTATCAAGACCAATCAGGTGGACGCCTGGCATAAAGCCATTCAAACTTGTGGAACAcatttagttacttttttattattacaaactTTCACAATGTTTTCACTTGTTGCTCATCGCATTCAGAACGCACCTGCTTCTCTCAGAAAGATTTTGGGAGTGTCTGTACTTATATTCCCTCCTATTTTAGACCCAATTATTTATGGATTGAAAGTTCAAGAACTGAGGCTGAACATTGTACGATTCCTGAAAAAAAGATTAGGTTCAACAAAGTGA